AGAGTTTGAAGAACATAGACGTAATGCCTTAGAGCGTGAACAAAAAGTAAGACGCCAACTTCAAGACGAACTTAATAAAAACAGGAATAGTTAATTAGCTATTAAGTACGATAATTTAAAACTGTAAATTAATTTTTACAGTTTTTTTATGCTCAAAATTGAAATTAACAAATTGCTAAAAACACAAAAAAGACACATAAACTTGTCTAAATGTAAAATAAACTTTACATTTATTGAAACATAAAACAATTTAGACATGAAAACACATTATCTCTTATCAAACAACTTTAAAATTATAGGATGGGTAATTTTTAATATTGGGCTTACTAACAGGAATAATATTTTATAAAACTATTTTAGATGGTGAATTATTACAAACTAATGTACTGGTCTTGTATAATTCTGATCGTTTTTTTGACAATAATAATGGTTTCTTTAAAATAATCGAAAATGGTATTTTAGATGAAATTGTTGCTATATTAATTATTGTTGGTGGTTTAATTGTAGGATTTAGTAAAGAGAAAATAGAAGATGAATTTATTTTTCAGTTAAGAAAAACATCATTAGTTTGGGCAATTATATTTAATTATATAGTTTTAATATTTGCAATTGTATTTGTTTACAATATGACCTTTTTTGAAGTTTTAATCTTTAACATGTTTACACCTTTATTATTTTTTATAATACGTTTTAATTTTCTTAAATATAAATCTAGAAATTATGACGAATAAAATTAAAGTACATCGTGCTATTCATAATTTAACACAAGCAGATTTAGCGAATAAAATAGGTGTTAGTAGACAAACCATAAATGCAATGGAAAAAAATAAATACGTACCGTCTACAGTTTTAGCTCTAAAATTATCTAAAGTTTTTAACGTTTCTGTACATGATATTTTTGAACTTGAAGAAATAGACTAAAAAAAAAGTGCAATCTAATAGATTGCACTTTATTATAATTTAATAATCTTTAGATTATAATCCTCCCCATTCTTTTAAAGAGTCTTTATTCATCTTAATATAATCAGCATTACCTGCTTTTTCAGCAAGTGCCAAAGACGCTTTAGCAGCTTTAATAGCTCCTTTTTTATCTCCTGCTTTTGCATTAATTAAAGACTGTTGACGTAACACCCAAAACTTAGGAGCATCTTTATACATATCTACTGCAGTATTCATCCAAGTTACAGCTTGATTGATGTCCTTACCTGACTCAAAATAGTAACGTGCTGCAGCATAATAATCATCTGCACTAGGACCATTCATTGTTTTAGCAATAGCCTCAGTAACTACTTTATCTGTTGCAACCTCAAATTTTACAGCTACATAAGCTTTTTCCCACATAATTCCTAAAACTGCAGAATCGTTTGTTAAGTCATCAAATGACATAGTAAACGTTTCAATATCCATAGGTAAAGTATATACTTCTGCAGATACTTTAGCTGCTACTTTTGATTCATCTAAAGTTTTTGGTGCTCCCCAATTATTAGTATCGTTGTAAAATATAACGTCCCAACTAGCTGCATTTGGTGTTGTAAATACTGCATAAGACCCAGCTTTTAAAGCTTGTCCACCAACAGTTACATCTCCACTAAAAGTTATAATAGTATTTTTATTTGCTCCTGTTCTCCATAATTGTCCAAAAGGTACTAAGTTTCCAAAAACTTCACGACCTCTCATTGATGGTCTAGAATATTCTAATGTAACATCTGTAAGACCAACTTTTTGTTCAATCTTTTGAAACGGACTAGGTTGAGGCGTCTCAATTTGTGCATTAACAGCAAATGATACTGTTAGCAACATAATTAATGTAAATAATTTTTTCATGGTTATATTTTTTGATTTTAATTAGCGTAAAATTAAGCATAAGTATAACCTTGTTTGTTAATAAAACCTTAAAAAAAGAGTAATCTATTTCTAAAATCAAACAATTAATCGTAATATTGCGATGTACAAATATGTAAACATTATGGGATTAATTAAAACCGAAAAATTTTCAGAGTCACAAAACCAAATTGCACTTTTTGCAAAAGCATTTGGACATCCTGCTAGAGTAGCCATTATACAACATTTGTTTAAAATTAATGCCTGTGTGTGTGGTGATTTGGTAGAAGAGATTGGCTTAGCTCAACCTACTATATCTCAACATTTAAAAGAACTAAAAAACTTAGGTTTAATACAAGGTACTATTGAAGGTACTAGCGTTTGCTATTGTATAGACAAAGACAGTTGGACAGCCATGAAAACACTTTTAAATGGCTTTTTTGACAACAATTTAGACAGCAACTCGTGTTGCTAAAAACAAAATATTAATCATAATAACACATTAAATTATGACACTTTCAGAAATTAAAAAACACTTATCACAATTAGAAACTATTTCTTTTACACTACCTGATGGTAGTTTAGTTCCAAACCATTTTCATGTTACTGAAGTCGGACAAGTAGCTAAACACTTTATTGATTGTGGTGGAACTGTAAGACAAGAAAAAAAAGTAAGTTTCCAACTTTGGAATGCAGATGATTATGATCACAGATTACATCCTGAAAAATTAGTTAAAATCATAGAGTTGTCTGAAGAAATATTTAACCTAGAAGGTTTAGATATTGAAGTTGAGTTTCAAGGAGAACAAACCATTCAAAAATTTGGTTTAGAATTTAAAAACAATACCTTTCAACTAACATCATTAGTAACGGATTGTCTTGCAAAAGATAAATGCGGAATCTCAGAACCAAAACAAAAACTACAATTTTCAGACATGCAAGCAGGAGACTCTTGCGCACCAGGTTCTGGATGTTGCTAATATGCAAATCATTACCATAAATAAAGCCAATTTCTCAGAAGTACAATCTATTTATCAACAGGGTATTGCTACAGGAGTTGCAACGTTTGAAACAGTTGTACCTGATTGGGAGTATTGGAATAACAACCACTTACCTATTGGTCGTATTTTAGCAATAAAAGACGACCAATTTTTAGGTTGGGCGTCTTTAAGTGCTGTTTCAAAAAGAAAAGTATATTCTGGCGTTGCTGAAGTTAGTGTTTATGTGTCAAAACATTTTAGAGGGCAAAAGGTTGGAGATTTCCTGCTAAAAAAGCTAATTAAGATTAGCGAACAAAATAATATTTGGACGCTACAAGCTGGAATAATGAGAGCAAATACTGCTAGTCTAAAATTACACACCAATAATCAATTTAGAATTATTGGCTTTAAAGAAAACATTGGACAATTACATGGTCTGTGGATGGACAATATAATGCTTGAAAGACGTAGTAAAACAGTAGGTATTTAATCGTTTTAGAGCAACATGCACAAAGTCATGTTAAATTTTGTTTAACAATAACCAAACATCGTTAAACATTTTGTATCTTTATGCTATCAAATTTTCACAGGATGGCAAAAAAGAAAAATATAAGCAGTAACGACATTATTTCATTTTACATGGATTATGTCTTAGAACATAACGAGCAACCAAAATCAGTATACGCATTTGCGAAGCTCAATAATTTTGAGGAATCTAAATTTTATGAGCACTTCGGAACATTTGATGCTATAGAAAAAGGCATCTTTAAAGCCTTTTTTGATAACACACATCATGCCTTAGAAGCTAGTGAGGATTATGCACACTTTGAGCCTAGAAATAAATTACTAAGCTTTTATTTTACCTTTTTTGAAAACCTTACCGCTAACAGAAGTTATGTGGTGTATGCTTTACATAAACACAAAAATAGTCTAAAAGGTTTTGCTGCTTTATCAGAACTTAAAACAAGTTTCATACACTATATAAAAGATTTAGGTATCGAGCTTATTGATGTTAAGCAAGAACAGCTAAACAAAATTCAAGACAGAGGGCTTAAAGAAACTGCATGGTTACAATTATTATTAACCATGAAGTTTTGGATGGATGATACTTCTGCTTCATTTGAAAAAACAGACATTTTTATAGAAAAATCTGTAAACACAAGTTTTGATGTACTAAATGTTATGCCCCTAAAAAGTATTATTGACTTTGGAAAATTCATCTTTAAAGAAAAAGTTAAGATGAATAATTAAAATTATCCTAAGCGAAATTCTTAAAAAACAACGACTTCCAATTGTCATTCAGAGCAAAAAGAAGTTTCTAAAACTTCTGGATACTTATTATTACTAAAATCCACAACTATTGAAAACGATAGACAAAATACCAACTTCAAAAATTTCTAGAGCAACTAAACTTGTTACTACTGGAGCAAAAGTTGGTGTTAATTACCTAAAATACTATGGTGATAAAATCACCAAAACTGAAGCCGAAGCTAAAGCGAGACTTAACGAAAACAATGCTGAAGACATCTATGATGGTTTAAAGCAATTAAAAGGAAGTGCGCTTAAAGTAGCACAAATGTTAAGCATGGAAAAAAGTATTTTACCACAAGCTTATGTAGAGAAGTTTTCGTTGGCACAATTTTCTGTACCACCACTTTCTGCGCCTTTAGTTAGTAAAACTTTTAAAAAATATTTCGGGAAATTACCAAGCCAAATTTACGACACTTTTAATCTAAATTCTGTAAATGCAGCCAGTATTGGACAAGTGCATTTAGCCGAAAAGAATGGGAAAAAACTTGCTGTGAAAATTCAATATCCAGGTGTTGCAGATAGCATTGCTAGCGATTTGGCTATGGTAAAACCTATTGCCATAAAAATGTTCAATATTAAAGGAAAGGACTCTGATAAGTACTTTCAAGAGGTAGAAAACAAATTAGTAGAAGAAACTAATTATATTTTAGAAGTTGAGCAAAGCAAAGCAATTGTAGCAGCTTGTAAGCACATCCCTAATTTAAAGTTTCCAAACTATTACGAAGCATTATCTTCCGAGCGTATTATAACTATGGACTGGATGGAAGGCGAACACCTTTCTGAATTTACTGCATACAACACAGATCAAAATAAAGCAAACCAATTAGGACAAGCCCTTTGGGATTTTTATATGTACCAAATGCATGTTATCAAAAAAGTACATGCAGATCCACATCCAGGAAACTTTTTAGTATCTAAATCTGGCGATTTAATTGCTTTAGATTTTGGATGTATGAAAGAAGTACCTCAAGATTTTTACGTGCCTTATTTTGAATTAGCAAAACCAGAGGTAATCAACAATAAAGAAGCGTTTACCGCTAAAATGTACGAATTAGAGATTTTAAGAGAAGAAGACACTCAAGAAGAATTAGATTTTTTCTCGGCAATGTTTCATGAGTTATTAAGCTTATTTACAAAACCTTTTCACGAGGAAAGTTTTGATTTCTCAGACCCTAAATTTTTTAACGCTATTTCAGAAATGGGACAACGTTACAGTAAAAGTACAGAATTAAGAAAAATGAATGGAAACCGAGGTTCTAAGCACTTTATTTACATAAACAGAACCTTCTTTGGTTTGTATAATTTAATGTTTGATTTAAAAGCAAAAGACGTTCAAATTAACAATTACAAAACGTTATAAATGGCTTATTTTAATTTAAAACAGATTCAGGAATTAGAGCATTTATATAAAATTAATTTAATTAATAGTTGCTCTGGTTTTAAAAGTGCTAATTTAATTGGCACAAAATCTACCAAGGGACAAGAAAATGTAGCTGTATTTAGTTCGGTAACACACATTGGTAGCAATCCGCCTTTATTGGGCTTTTTTTGCAGACCAACAACGGTAACACGTCACACGTATGACAACATAAAAAAGACAGGCGTTTATACTATAAATCACATTGATTTAAACAATTTTGAAGACGCACATCATACCTCTGCTAAATACGACCAGTCGATTTCAGAATTTGATATGACTGGTTTAGAATCAGAATACAAAGATAATTGTAAAGCGCCATTTGTAAAAAGGGCTCCAATCCAATTAGAAATGAAATTTATTGAAGAATATCTAATCCAAGCAAATAACACCATATTAGTAATCGGAGAAATTCAAGGCTTGTACATTAATGGTGATTTATTAGAAGATGATGGATTTATAAATCTATCCAAAGCAAATATTGCTGCCATTAATGGTTTAGATGGATATACAATCCCTAAATTAGAAAAACGCTTAGAATACCAAAGACCTAAAAAATAAATAAAAAGAAGAAAATAGTTTGAAATAAAACCAACTATTTCAGATAGAAAGTTCCAAATTTCGACACAGTCGGAATCATCAATTTGGAGAAATAAAGAGTGAAGTAACGTAACTGCGAAGCAAAGCTTCAAGCATGAAATTTCGAGAACGAATGTTCCGCAGGAATTTCCTCAAAATGATTTGAATTTTTGGTTCGTTTTGTTTCAAGACAAAATGAACAGAAATAAATAAAATTACATAAACTAAAACCAAACCCATGAGAATATTAGTAACAGGAGCAACAGGTTACATTGGTAAGCGCATTATCCCGTTACTATTAGAGCAAGGACACACAGTAGTTTGTGCAGTTAGAGGTAAATTACGTACAGAACGTAAATATTCTGAAGAAGAAAATTTACACGTTATCGAGGCTGACTTTCTAAAGCCTGAAACTTTAAGTAATATTCCAAAAGATATTGATGCTGCCTATTATTTGATTCATTCTATGTCAAATTCGGTAGATCAATTTCATCAAATGGAAGAAGACTGCGCAGTTAATTTCAAAAACTATATTGAAACAACTAACGCTAAACAAGTCATTTATTTAAGTGGTATTACAAACGACACCAAATTATCCAAGCATTTATTATCTAGAAAAAATGTCGAAACAACCTTACAATCCCAGCACTACGCCTTAACTGTTTTTAAGGCAGGTATAATTGTAGGTTCTGGAAGTGCTAGTTTTGAAATTATAAGAGATTTAGTAGAAAAACTTCCTGTAATGGTAGCTCCAAAATGGTTAAATACAAAAACACAACCTATTGGCGTTAGAGATGTATTAACATTTTTAATTCGTGGTCTAGGAAACACAGAATTATACAATACTTCACACGATATTTTTGGACCAGAAGTCATGACATATAAGCAAATGTTATTAAAATTTGCTGAAGCCAGAAAATTAAAGCGCTACATATTAACTGTACCTGTAATGACCCCAAAACTATCCAGCTATTGGCTATATTTTGTAACGTCAACGTCTTATAAATTGGCTTCATCATTAGTAAATAGCATGGGAATTGAAATTATAGGCGAAAAAAGTAACATCAACCAATTATTAGACGTCACTCCTATGTCCTACAAACAAGCTGTAGAATTAGCTTTTGTAAAGATTGAAGGTAACGATATTATTTCAAGTTGGAAAGATGCACTTATTAATAGTCGATTTAAAAAACGAGCCTCCACACAATATTTAAAAGTACCA
The genomic region above belongs to Olleya sp. Hel_I_94 and contains:
- a CDS encoding helix-turn-helix transcriptional regulator, with amino-acid sequence MTNKIKVHRAIHNLTQADLANKIGVSRQTINAMEKNKYVPSTVLALKLSKVFNVSVHDIFELEEID
- a CDS encoding DUF2911 domain-containing protein, giving the protein MKKLFTLIMLLTVSFAVNAQIETPQPSPFQKIEQKVGLTDVTLEYSRPSMRGREVFGNLVPFGQLWRTGANKNTIITFSGDVTVGGQALKAGSYAVFTTPNAASWDVIFYNDTNNWGAPKTLDESKVAAKVSAEVYTLPMDIETFTMSFDDLTNDSAVLGIMWEKAYVAVKFEVATDKVVTEAIAKTMNGPSADDYYAAARYYFESGKDINQAVTWMNTAVDMYKDAPKFWVLRQQSLINAKAGDKKGAIKAAKASLALAEKAGNADYIKMNKDSLKEWGGL
- a CDS encoding ArsR/SmtB family transcription factor, which translates into the protein MGLIKTEKFSESQNQIALFAKAFGHPARVAIIQHLFKINACVCGDLVEEIGLAQPTISQHLKELKNLGLIQGTIEGTSVCYCIDKDSWTAMKTLLNGFFDNNLDSNSCC
- a CDS encoding DUF6428 family protein; this translates as MTLSEIKKHLSQLETISFTLPDGSLVPNHFHVTEVGQVAKHFIDCGGTVRQEKKVSFQLWNADDYDHRLHPEKLVKIIELSEEIFNLEGLDIEVEFQGEQTIQKFGLEFKNNTFQLTSLVTDCLAKDKCGISEPKQKLQFSDMQAGDSCAPGSGCC
- a CDS encoding GNAT family N-acetyltransferase encodes the protein MQIITINKANFSEVQSIYQQGIATGVATFETVVPDWEYWNNNHLPIGRILAIKDDQFLGWASLSAVSKRKVYSGVAEVSVYVSKHFRGQKVGDFLLKKLIKISEQNNIWTLQAGIMRANTASLKLHTNNQFRIIGFKENIGQLHGLWMDNIMLERRSKTVGI
- a CDS encoding TetR family transcriptional regulator C-terminal domain-containing protein, translated to MAKKKNISSNDIISFYMDYVLEHNEQPKSVYAFAKLNNFEESKFYEHFGTFDAIEKGIFKAFFDNTHHALEASEDYAHFEPRNKLLSFYFTFFENLTANRSYVVYALHKHKNSLKGFAALSELKTSFIHYIKDLGIELIDVKQEQLNKIQDRGLKETAWLQLLLTMKFWMDDTSASFEKTDIFIEKSVNTSFDVLNVMPLKSIIDFGKFIFKEKVKMNN
- a CDS encoding ABC1 kinase family protein — its product is MKTIDKIPTSKISRATKLVTTGAKVGVNYLKYYGDKITKTEAEAKARLNENNAEDIYDGLKQLKGSALKVAQMLSMEKSILPQAYVEKFSLAQFSVPPLSAPLVSKTFKKYFGKLPSQIYDTFNLNSVNAASIGQVHLAEKNGKKLAVKIQYPGVADSIASDLAMVKPIAIKMFNIKGKDSDKYFQEVENKLVEETNYILEVEQSKAIVAACKHIPNLKFPNYYEALSSERIITMDWMEGEHLSEFTAYNTDQNKANQLGQALWDFYMYQMHVIKKVHADPHPGNFLVSKSGDLIALDFGCMKEVPQDFYVPYFELAKPEVINNKEAFTAKMYELEILREEDTQEELDFFSAMFHELLSLFTKPFHEESFDFSDPKFFNAISEMGQRYSKSTELRKMNGNRGSKHFIYINRTFFGLYNLMFDLKAKDVQINNYKTL
- a CDS encoding flavin reductase family protein translates to MAYFNLKQIQELEHLYKINLINSCSGFKSANLIGTKSTKGQENVAVFSSVTHIGSNPPLLGFFCRPTTVTRHTYDNIKKTGVYTINHIDLNNFEDAHHTSAKYDQSISEFDMTGLESEYKDNCKAPFVKRAPIQLEMKFIEEYLIQANNTILVIGEIQGLYINGDLLEDDGFINLSKANIAAINGLDGYTIPKLEKRLEYQRPKK
- a CDS encoding SDR family oxidoreductase, yielding MRILVTGATGYIGKRIIPLLLEQGHTVVCAVRGKLRTERKYSEEENLHVIEADFLKPETLSNIPKDIDAAYYLIHSMSNSVDQFHQMEEDCAVNFKNYIETTNAKQVIYLSGITNDTKLSKHLLSRKNVETTLQSQHYALTVFKAGIIVGSGSASFEIIRDLVEKLPVMVAPKWLNTKTQPIGVRDVLTFLIRGLGNTELYNTSHDIFGPEVMTYKQMLLKFAEARKLKRYILTVPVMTPKLSSYWLYFVTSTSYKLASSLVNSMGIEIIGEKSNINQLLDVTPMSYKQAVELAFVKIEGNDIISSWKDALINSRFKKRASTQYLKVPKHGCFTDIKERKVKDEQCTLEKIWAIGGENGWYYGTFLWKIRGFLDKLVGGIGLRRGRTNKTKIKTGDALDFWRVLLADKEEQRLILFAEMKLPGEAWLEFRVAKGKVYQRATFRPRGLAGRLYWYSVLPFHGFIFKGMINKLANA